A region from the Vanessa tameamea isolate UH-Manoa-2023 chromosome 3, ilVanTame1 primary haplotype, whole genome shotgun sequence genome encodes:
- the LOC113397482 gene encoding phosphatidylcholine:ceramide cholinephosphotransferase 2-like isoform X2, whose protein sequence is MTISARSPDKEPSPPKQINFAEPLVESVRVYLANELPAKQLALVPCAPSPPSPPTPPLLCHVDIATNTAREDIKGINFEARLKRNDLNNNASGRQSDKRDMPSQAELMQRQPLLARTVKTDVPQPTTDESDPDQDHSPQRAHAGDFMVEIPPGTVREERYPKEIWKTILSFFFLFICVCVNMMSLSLVHERLPDRNTTAPLNDIVLDNISARDWGLAVSEYLIMISTTVAMLVVVFHKHRFIVARRLFFIIGLLYLYRSVTMFVTVLPVSSTTYYCSPKSNNTTPLLVIRRMFYLISGFGLSINGKHTYCGDYIYSGHTMVLVLSYLIVAEYSPKKLWPVHWAMWGSALLGVSFVLLAHGHYTVDVVIAYYVTTRLFWTFHSLLVTPHRSGNGYNHYMIQREWWYWLFTYLERNVRGPVPRRYDWPLPWPRTKLFSRLS, encoded by the coding sequence ATGACGATCTCAGCACGCTCCCCGGATAAGGAGCCCTCACCGCCCAAGCAGATCAACTTTGCAGAACCCCTGGTCGAGTCGGTGCGCGTGTACCTTGCCAATGAGCTACCTGCCAAGCAGCTAGCGTTGGTGCCGTGCGCGCCCTCGCCGCCCTCGCCACCTACGCCTCCGCTGCTGTGCCATGTTGACATAGCTACCAACACCGCGCGTGAGGACATCAAGGGTATTAATTTTGAGGCGCGCCTCAAACGGAATGACCTAAACAACAACGCATCGGGACGCCAAAGCGACAAAAGAGACATGCCGAGCCAAGCGGAGTTGATGCAGCGACAGCCGCTGTTGGCACGCACTGTCAAAACGGACGTGCCACAGCCTACCACCGATGAGTCTGATCCGGATCAAGATCACTCCCCTCAGCGCGCTCATGCTGGCGATTTCATGGTGGAGATACCTCCCGGCACAGTTCGCGAGGAAAGATATCCCAAAGAAATATGGAAGACAATATTATCTTTCTTTTTCCTATTTATATGCGTATGTGTTAACATGATGTCACTGTCATTAGTACATGAGCGGCTGCCAGATAGGAATACAACGGCACCACTGAATGATATTGTGCTCGACAATATAAGCGCGCGGGACTGGGGTCTAGCTGTGTCAGAATACTTGATAATGATATCTACGACGGTTGCCATGTTAGTCGTCGTCTTCCATAAACATCGATTTATAGTCGCCCGACGACTATTCTTTATAATCGGTCTATTGTATCTATATAGGTCAGTCACCATGTTTGTGACCGTACTGCCTGTTTCCAGTACCACCTATTACTGTAGTCCTAAAAGTAACAATACAACACCGCTGCTCGTTATCAGAAGAATGTTTTACTTGATATCAGGCTTCGGGCTGTCTATTAATGGAAAACATACTTATTGCGgagattatatatattcaggACATACGATGGTGTTAGTTTTGAGTTACCTAATCGTTGCAGAATACTCACCGAAAAAGCTATGGCCGGTACACTGGGCGATGTGGGGCTCGGCTCTTCTCGGCGTATCGTTCGTGCTGCTGGCGCACGGTCATTACACGGTAGATGTTGTAATCGCGTACTACGTAACTACACGGTTGTTCTGGACGTTCCATTCGTTGCTCGTTACCCCGCATCGCAGCGGCAACGGTTACAATCACTACATGATACAGCGTGAGTGGTGGTACTGGCTGTTCACGTACCTGGAGAGAAACGTGCGAGGACCGGTGCCGAGGCGCTACGACTGGCCGCTGCCCTGGCCACGCACCAAGCTATTCAGCCGGCTCAGCTAG
- the LOC113397482 gene encoding phosphatidylcholine:ceramide cholinephosphotransferase 2-like isoform X1 → MGSEGAMARSPRRISAHRRSRSRSRELARLRTQLNGKGPIQANGDWMTISARSPDKEPSPPKQINFAEPLVESVRVYLANELPAKQLALVPCAPSPPSPPTPPLLCHVDIATNTAREDIKGINFEARLKRNDLNNNASGRQSDKRDMPSQAELMQRQPLLARTVKTDVPQPTTDESDPDQDHSPQRAHAGDFMVEIPPGTVREERYPKEIWKTILSFFFLFICVCVNMMSLSLVHERLPDRNTTAPLNDIVLDNISARDWGLAVSEYLIMISTTVAMLVVVFHKHRFIVARRLFFIIGLLYLYRSVTMFVTVLPVSSTTYYCSPKSNNTTPLLVIRRMFYLISGFGLSINGKHTYCGDYIYSGHTMVLVLSYLIVAEYSPKKLWPVHWAMWGSALLGVSFVLLAHGHYTVDVVIAYYVTTRLFWTFHSLLVTPHRSGNGYNHYMIQREWWYWLFTYLERNVRGPVPRRYDWPLPWPRTKLFSRLS, encoded by the coding sequence gTCCAATACAAGCCAATGGTGATTGGATGACGATCTCAGCACGCTCCCCGGATAAGGAGCCCTCACCGCCCAAGCAGATCAACTTTGCAGAACCCCTGGTCGAGTCGGTGCGCGTGTACCTTGCCAATGAGCTACCTGCCAAGCAGCTAGCGTTGGTGCCGTGCGCGCCCTCGCCGCCCTCGCCACCTACGCCTCCGCTGCTGTGCCATGTTGACATAGCTACCAACACCGCGCGTGAGGACATCAAGGGTATTAATTTTGAGGCGCGCCTCAAACGGAATGACCTAAACAACAACGCATCGGGACGCCAAAGCGACAAAAGAGACATGCCGAGCCAAGCGGAGTTGATGCAGCGACAGCCGCTGTTGGCACGCACTGTCAAAACGGACGTGCCACAGCCTACCACCGATGAGTCTGATCCGGATCAAGATCACTCCCCTCAGCGCGCTCATGCTGGCGATTTCATGGTGGAGATACCTCCCGGCACAGTTCGCGAGGAAAGATATCCCAAAGAAATATGGAAGACAATATTATCTTTCTTTTTCCTATTTATATGCGTATGTGTTAACATGATGTCACTGTCATTAGTACATGAGCGGCTGCCAGATAGGAATACAACGGCACCACTGAATGATATTGTGCTCGACAATATAAGCGCGCGGGACTGGGGTCTAGCTGTGTCAGAATACTTGATAATGATATCTACGACGGTTGCCATGTTAGTCGTCGTCTTCCATAAACATCGATTTATAGTCGCCCGACGACTATTCTTTATAATCGGTCTATTGTATCTATATAGGTCAGTCACCATGTTTGTGACCGTACTGCCTGTTTCCAGTACCACCTATTACTGTAGTCCTAAAAGTAACAATACAACACCGCTGCTCGTTATCAGAAGAATGTTTTACTTGATATCAGGCTTCGGGCTGTCTATTAATGGAAAACATACTTATTGCGgagattatatatattcaggACATACGATGGTGTTAGTTTTGAGTTACCTAATCGTTGCAGAATACTCACCGAAAAAGCTATGGCCGGTACACTGGGCGATGTGGGGCTCGGCTCTTCTCGGCGTATCGTTCGTGCTGCTGGCGCACGGTCATTACACGGTAGATGTTGTAATCGCGTACTACGTAACTACACGGTTGTTCTGGACGTTCCATTCGTTGCTCGTTACCCCGCATCGCAGCGGCAACGGTTACAATCACTACATGATACAGCGTGAGTGGTGGTACTGGCTGTTCACGTACCTGGAGAGAAACGTGCGAGGACCGGTGCCGAGGCGCTACGACTGGCCGCTGCCCTGGCCACGCACCAAGCTATTCAGCCGGCTCAGCTAG